One Leucobacter muris DNA segment encodes these proteins:
- a CDS encoding sugar phosphate isomerase/epimerase family protein: protein MSRTPDAEVVASSWTSAGAVAPLYPDERSTYSIDERIAALAKTGWSGMGLNQADLAEIKRTIGFEELRRRLDAAGLEYREVEFLNDWWLEEELWRETWELLLEAAGAIGASFVKVGAAFNGPEEDFGYLVEPFRRLGREAAERGLRVAIEPIAFSGVDTTPKGAALVREAGLPNVGICIDFWHVFRAGTPFSEITAAVSGEQVFSVEMGDCPAESLPDLFTDTIDNRRLCGEGDFDVQGLVDAIRATGFAGPWGVEMLSREYRKLPLEDAVRVARDAALPYLVRRGAAVSG from the coding sequence CTATTCGATCGACGAGCGGATCGCCGCGCTCGCGAAGACGGGCTGGTCCGGCATGGGGCTGAACCAGGCCGATCTCGCCGAGATCAAGCGCACGATCGGGTTCGAGGAGCTGCGCAGGAGGCTCGATGCGGCGGGGCTGGAGTACCGCGAGGTCGAGTTCCTGAACGACTGGTGGCTGGAGGAGGAGCTCTGGCGCGAGACGTGGGAGCTGCTGCTCGAGGCGGCGGGGGCCATCGGGGCCTCGTTCGTGAAGGTGGGGGCGGCGTTCAACGGCCCGGAGGAGGACTTCGGGTATCTGGTCGAGCCGTTCCGCCGGCTGGGGCGGGAGGCCGCCGAGCGGGGGCTGCGGGTGGCGATCGAGCCGATCGCGTTCTCGGGCGTCGACACGACGCCGAAGGGCGCGGCGCTCGTGCGCGAGGCGGGACTGCCGAACGTCGGGATCTGCATCGACTTCTGGCACGTCTTCCGCGCGGGCACGCCGTTCTCGGAGATCACGGCAGCGGTCTCGGGCGAGCAGGTGTTCTCGGTGGAGATGGGGGACTGCCCGGCTGAGTCGCTGCCGGATCTCTTCACCGACACGATCGACAACCGGCGGCTCTGCGGCGAGGGCGACTTCGACGTGCAGGGTCTCGTGGACGCGATCCGCGCCACGGGCTTCGCCGGCCCGTGGGGCGTCGAGATGCTGTCCAGGGAGTACCGGAAGCTGCCGCTCGAGGACGCGGTGCGGGTCGCCCGCGACGCGGCGCTGCCGTACCTGGTGCGACGCGGCGCTGCCGTATCCGGTTGA